The proteins below are encoded in one region of Sporosarcina sp. FSL K6-1508:
- a CDS encoding SulP family inorganic anion transporter: MKSFFTGRFDDYSIRHFQKDLLSGVIVGVIAIPLAMAFAIASGVKPEYGIYTACIAGILISLFGGSKYQIGGPTGAFVPILFGIVIAYGYTDLLLAGFLAGIILCLMAIFKIGSLIKFIPRPVTIGFTSGIAIIIFTGQIENFFGLTGLEKHEKFIDNMKEIIFHIDTMNFYSIGIAILCLFVILLTPKLLPKVPGSLIGLIVTTIIATVFFSGNISTIGSTFGEIPSQLPHFRFPDITWERIQRLIVPAFVIAILGGIESLLSAVVADGMTNSKHNSNRELMGQGIANIITPLFGGIPATGAIARTATNIKSGATSPMSGIIHGIFVLLTLLILAPYASLIPLASMAPVLMIVAWNMSERKQFLHVLKMKSGDSLILLVTFLLTVFTSITIAVMVGLILAVVLFAKRMSNMLVVSKVLPDHTHKNEIVQSHVVNEAHNCPQISIYTIEGPLFFGAAQVFEQRIMDTIHYEPTVLILRMGKVPFIDSTGEANLKNIVNYYKKQGGILVLSGIVDDLKKSLKKSGLYDEIGEKYIFSRTGEAIDYSISEINHNKCLGCKHFAFHECNQLSHTGNLDKKESKLLEI; this comes from the coding sequence ATGAAAAGCTTTTTTACAGGAAGATTTGATGACTATTCAATACGGCATTTCCAAAAAGATCTTCTTTCAGGCGTTATTGTAGGGGTAATTGCTATACCATTAGCTATGGCATTTGCTATTGCATCAGGTGTGAAACCAGAATACGGGATTTACACAGCATGTATTGCTGGTATCTTAATTTCTTTATTTGGTGGATCGAAATATCAAATTGGAGGACCTACTGGTGCTTTCGTACCTATTCTTTTTGGGATTGTCATAGCTTATGGATATACAGATTTATTACTTGCTGGTTTTTTAGCCGGTATTATCTTGTGTTTAATGGCGATTTTTAAAATAGGTTCTTTGATTAAATTCATCCCTCGTCCTGTCACAATTGGTTTTACTTCAGGGATTGCCATTATTATTTTCACAGGGCAAATTGAAAATTTCTTTGGACTGACAGGGCTTGAAAAACATGAGAAGTTCATTGACAACATGAAGGAAATTATCTTTCATATTGATACAATGAATTTTTATAGTATAGGAATTGCCATATTGTGTCTTTTCGTCATTTTACTCACACCGAAATTATTGCCGAAAGTTCCTGGATCACTAATTGGTTTAATCGTAACAACAATAATAGCAACAGTATTCTTTTCAGGCAATATTTCAACTATAGGCTCCACCTTTGGAGAAATTCCAAGCCAACTCCCTCATTTTCGCTTTCCCGATATAACATGGGAAAGAATACAGCGTTTAATAGTACCTGCATTTGTAATTGCTATATTGGGAGGAATTGAATCTCTCTTATCCGCTGTAGTAGCAGATGGGATGACGAATAGTAAACACAATAGTAATCGTGAATTAATGGGCCAAGGAATTGCAAATATCATTACTCCTTTATTTGGAGGAATTCCAGCTACAGGTGCAATTGCACGAACAGCGACAAATATTAAATCTGGTGCTACTTCTCCTATGTCAGGGATTATTCATGGGATTTTTGTTTTATTAACCCTCTTAATATTAGCACCCTATGCTTCACTTATTCCGTTAGCTAGTATGGCGCCTGTTTTAATGATAGTGGCTTGGAATATGAGTGAAAGAAAACAGTTTCTTCATGTGTTGAAAATGAAAAGTGGCGATTCTCTTATTTTATTGGTTACATTTCTTTTAACTGTCTTCACCAGTATTACGATAGCAGTTATGGTTGGTCTCATCTTAGCTGTCGTTTTATTCGCAAAACGCATGAGTAATATGTTGGTTGTTTCCAAAGTGTTACCAGACCACACTCATAAGAATGAAATTGTTCAATCCCATGTAGTTAACGAAGCTCATAACTGCCCACAAATTAGCATTTATACAATTGAAGGGCCACTTTTTTTTGGTGCTGCACAAGTGTTTGAACAACGCATAATGGATACAATTCATTATGAACCTACTGTCTTGATTTTACGTATGGGGAAAGTACCGTTCATCGATTCGACAGGTGAAGCGAATTTGAAGAATATTGTCAATTATTATAAAAAACAAGGTGGAATTCTTGTGCTTTCAGGTATAGTTGATGATTTGAAAAAGTCATTGAAAAAGTCTGGTCTTTATGATGAAATTGGTGAAAAGTATATATTTAGTCGTACAGGCGAAGCCATTGACTATTCCATCTCAGAAATTAACCATAATAAATGTTTAGGATGTAAGCATTTCGCTTTTCATGAATGCAATCAACTTTCACATACAGGAAATCTCGATAAAAAGGAGTCTAAATTACTAGAAATATAA
- a CDS encoding ArsR/SmtB family transcription factor: MWTDIQQFKADFFKALAHPLRIRILELLSEGEKSVTEIQSTLNSEGSAVSQQLSVLRSKNIVVGIKNGKRVVYSLRDPSIIKLLIVTREIFNNHLIDTLSMLEELDEEDTLSKS, translated from the coding sequence TTGTGGACAGATATACAACAATTTAAAGCTGATTTTTTTAAAGCCTTGGCACATCCACTAAGAATACGGATTCTTGAATTACTGTCAGAAGGAGAAAAGAGCGTTACAGAAATTCAAAGCACTCTTAATAGTGAAGGTTCCGCAGTTTCCCAACAACTAAGTGTATTACGCTCTAAAAATATTGTAGTTGGTATCAAAAATGGTAAACGAGTTGTTTATTCACTTCGCGACCCATCCATTATAAAACTTTTAATAGTTACACGAGAAATCTTCAATAATCATTTAATTGATACCCTTTCTATGTTAGAAGAATTAGATGAAGAAGATACACTTTCTAAATCATAG
- a CDS encoding defense against restriction DarA-related protein, translated as MKYWYEMLLRPVSIGCQPKGFVEVMEDEGRHGIVAYERELTAEDLDDYDMKAWTILMK; from the coding sequence ATGAAGTATTGGTATGAAATGCTGCTACGTCCTGTTTCGATTGGATGTCAGCCCAAGGGTTTCGTTGAAGTGATGGAGGATGAAGGAAGACACGGTATCGTTGCGTACGAACGCGAATTGACAGCGGAAGACCTGGACGACTATGACATGAAGGCATGGACGATCCTAATGAAGTGA